One Williamsia phyllosphaerae DNA segment encodes these proteins:
- a CDS encoding GNAT family N-acetyltransferase, with protein MTDHDRAADRREITNALHSALERRHEVLDAIVEASDRDAAVTAIAELLGTATLGAQAVMGMSFAQLTKDARRANQNELEDLNNQLTFTLSDRPASSGETLGLRPFDGSTDSDIFAARTDEIGSAGDGSGSPAGGLDDEIASAVDRVHAEEAAWFVALEGSDKIGMVFGELIGGEVNVRIWIRPEHRKKGYGTAALRASRTEMASHFPGVPMVIRAPGVST; from the coding sequence ATGACCGATCACGATCGTGCCGCGGACCGCCGCGAGATCACCAACGCCCTGCACTCCGCCCTCGAGCGACGCCACGAAGTTCTCGACGCCATCGTCGAGGCCTCTGACCGCGATGCCGCCGTGACTGCGATCGCCGAGTTGCTCGGCACCGCCACCCTCGGCGCGCAGGCCGTCATGGGCATGTCGTTCGCGCAGCTGACCAAGGACGCGCGCCGCGCCAACCAGAACGAGCTCGAGGATCTCAACAACCAGCTGACGTTCACCCTGTCCGACCGGCCCGCCAGCTCCGGCGAGACCCTCGGACTGCGACCGTTCGACGGTTCCACCGACAGCGACATCTTCGCCGCCCGCACCGACGAGATCGGTTCCGCGGGCGACGGTTCGGGCAGCCCGGCGGGTGGGCTCGACGACGAGATCGCCTCCGCGGTGGACCGGGTGCACGCCGAGGAGGCGGCGTGGTTCGTCGCCCTCGAGGGCTCGGACAAGATCGGCATGGTCTTCGGCGAGCTGATCGGCGGCGAGGTGAACGTCCGTATCTGGATCCGCCCCGAGCACCGGAAGAAGGGCTACGGAACCGCTGCGCTGCGCGCGTCACGCACCGAGATGGCGTCGCACTTCCCGGGCGTCCCGATGGTGATCCGCGCCCCCGGCGTCTCGACTTAG
- a CDS encoding WS/DGAT/MGAT family O-acyltransferase: MNYMPVTDSMFLLAESREHPMHVGGLQLFSPPEGAGPDFVSKIIDEARSHTDLAPRFGMRPADPVSSVGNLWWAKNQKIDFEYHVRHSAVPRPGRIRELFQLTSRWHGTLLDRHRPMWEMHVVEGIEDGRFAVYTKVHHSLFDGVSALRVMQNALSEDPDDLEFRAPWDKHEKRSKPSTGSSRNPLSLVGDAVSLGTTAAGLVPASMKIIGTAMRDHNFTTPFEAPRTMLNAPIGGARRFVAQTWEIDRVKSVGEAVGATLNDVVLAMCSGALRKYLMEQNALPDKSLTSMVPVSLRPDDPDHSGGNAVGAVIASLATDVEDPLERMMAIRESVQSAKRMMGELSPLQIMLLSAVNMSPLAMSPIPGFVSLTRPPFNVIISNVPGPRNRMYWKGARLDGVYPASIVLDGQAINITLTSNADQLDFGIIGCRQTVPSLQRLIHHLEDSLTELEKAVAATTV, translated from the coding sequence GTGAACTACATGCCCGTCACCGACTCGATGTTCCTGCTGGCCGAATCGCGTGAGCACCCGATGCACGTGGGCGGGCTGCAGTTGTTCAGCCCTCCCGAGGGCGCAGGCCCCGACTTCGTCTCGAAGATCATCGACGAGGCCCGCTCGCACACCGACCTCGCGCCGCGCTTCGGCATGCGCCCGGCCGACCCGGTCAGCTCGGTGGGCAACCTGTGGTGGGCGAAGAACCAGAAGATCGATTTCGAATACCACGTCCGCCATTCCGCGGTGCCGCGTCCCGGGCGGATCCGTGAGCTGTTCCAGCTCACCTCGCGCTGGCACGGCACGCTGCTCGACCGACACCGCCCGATGTGGGAGATGCACGTCGTCGAGGGCATCGAGGACGGCCGGTTCGCGGTGTACACGAAGGTGCACCACTCGTTGTTCGACGGCGTGTCCGCGTTGCGCGTGATGCAGAACGCGCTGAGCGAGGATCCCGACGACCTCGAGTTCCGCGCGCCCTGGGACAAGCACGAGAAGCGTTCCAAGCCGTCGACCGGTTCGTCCCGGAACCCGCTCTCGCTCGTCGGCGACGCGGTGTCGCTGGGCACGACCGCGGCCGGACTGGTCCCCGCGTCGATGAAGATCATCGGCACGGCCATGCGCGATCACAACTTCACCACCCCGTTCGAGGCGCCGCGCACGATGCTCAACGCCCCGATCGGCGGTGCGCGTCGGTTCGTGGCGCAGACGTGGGAGATCGACCGGGTGAAGTCCGTCGGCGAGGCGGTCGGCGCCACCCTCAACGACGTCGTGCTGGCGATGTGCAGCGGCGCCCTGCGCAAGTACCTCATGGAGCAGAACGCACTGCCGGACAAGTCGCTCACGTCCATGGTGCCGGTGTCGTTGCGACCCGATGATCCCGACCACTCCGGCGGCAACGCCGTCGGTGCCGTGATCGCCTCGCTCGCAACCGATGTCGAGGATCCGCTGGAGCGGATGATGGCCATCCGCGAATCGGTGCAGTCGGCCAAGAGGATGATGGGCGAGCTGAGCCCACTGCAGATCATGCTGCTCAGCGCGGTCAACATGTCGCCGCTGGCCATGTCGCCGATCCCCGGTTTCGTCAGCCTCACCAGGCCGCCGTTCAACGTCATCATCTCGAACGTCCCCGGTCCGCGAAACCGCATGTACTGGAAGGGCGCTCGTCTCGACGGTGTCTACCCCGCGTCGATCGTGCTGGACGGTCAGGCCATCAACATCACACTGACCAGCAATGCCGATCAACTCGACTTCGGGATCATCGGTTGTCGTCAGACGGTGCCCAGCCTGCAGCGGCTCATCCACCACCTGGAGGACTCGCTGACGGAGCTCGAAAAGGCGGTCGCGGCAACAACCGTGTGA
- a CDS encoding nitroreductase family deazaflavin-dependent oxidoreductase gives MSPDEQQTSRDKPAALDSKAVGAILKWGSKANTKLYKATGGRIGGNWRIGAGFKKPVPVCLLTTTGRKTGEPRTVPLLCLRDGDAVVLIASQGGRKNHPLWYLNLVADPTVTIQIGKETGAYVARAADDAERERLWPRYAEIYADVDQYQEWADRTIPLVICEPL, from the coding sequence ATGAGCCCTGACGAACAGCAGACCTCGCGCGACAAACCGGCCGCCCTGGACTCCAAGGCGGTCGGCGCGATCCTCAAGTGGGGATCGAAGGCCAACACGAAGCTCTACAAGGCGACCGGCGGACGCATCGGCGGCAACTGGCGCATCGGTGCCGGGTTCAAGAAGCCCGTCCCGGTCTGTCTGCTCACCACGACCGGTCGCAAGACCGGCGAGCCGCGGACCGTGCCTCTGCTCTGTCTACGGGACGGCGACGCGGTGGTGCTGATCGCCTCGCAGGGCGGTCGAAAGAACCATCCGCTGTGGTATCTCAACCTCGTTGCTGATCCCACAGTGACGATCCAAATCGGCAAAGAAACCGGCGCCTACGTCGCACGCGCGGCCGACGATGCGGAGCGAGAACGACTGTGGCCCCGCTACGCCGAGATCTACGCCGACGTCGACCAGTACCAGGAATGGGCAGACCGGACAATCCCGCTCGTCATCTGCGAGCCGCTGTGA
- a CDS encoding steroid 3-ketoacyl-CoA thiolase yields MGVPVIVEAVRTPIGKRAGWLSGLHAAEILGAAQSGLIERAEIDAALVEQVIGGCVMQVGAQSNNITRTAWLHAGLPWQTGATTIDCQCGSAQQANHLIAGLIATDTIDVGIACGVESMTQVPLGANVMVENAGLRRPETWDIDMPNQFEAAERIAQRRGITRADTDALGERSQRLAKQAWEEGRFDREVLALKIREMTKEGEPTGNILDVDRDQGLRDTTIESLGNLKPVIEGGIHTAGTSSQVSDGAAAVLLMDEDKAKALGLKPRARLRAQALVGAEPYYHLDGPVQATERVLAKSGMSIGDIDLFEVNEAFASVLLSWASVHGPDMDKVNVNGGAIALGHPVGSTGSRLITTALYELERTDKTTALITMCAGGALSTGTILERI; encoded by the coding sequence ATGGGTGTACCGGTGATCGTCGAGGCAGTGCGAACCCCGATCGGCAAGCGGGCGGGCTGGCTCTCGGGTCTGCACGCCGCCGAGATCCTCGGTGCCGCGCAGTCCGGGCTGATCGAGCGGGCCGAGATCGACGCCGCGCTCGTCGAACAGGTCATCGGCGGGTGCGTCATGCAGGTGGGTGCGCAGAGCAACAACATCACCCGCACCGCGTGGCTGCACGCCGGACTGCCGTGGCAGACCGGAGCGACCACCATCGACTGCCAGTGCGGGTCGGCCCAGCAGGCCAACCACCTCATCGCCGGCCTCATCGCCACCGACACCATCGACGTCGGCATCGCCTGCGGGGTCGAGTCGATGACGCAGGTACCCCTCGGCGCCAACGTCATGGTGGAGAACGCCGGCCTGCGTCGGCCGGAGACCTGGGACATCGACATGCCCAACCAGTTCGAGGCCGCCGAACGCATCGCGCAACGCCGCGGCATCACACGTGCCGACACCGACGCCCTCGGCGAGCGGAGCCAACGCCTGGCCAAGCAGGCGTGGGAGGAGGGGCGTTTCGACCGCGAGGTGCTGGCACTCAAGATCCGCGAGATGACCAAGGAGGGGGAGCCGACCGGCAACATCCTCGACGTCGACCGCGACCAGGGGCTGCGCGACACCACCATCGAGTCCCTCGGCAACCTCAAGCCGGTGATCGAGGGCGGCATCCACACCGCGGGAACCTCGTCGCAGGTCTCCGACGGGGCCGCGGCGGTGTTGTTGATGGACGAGGACAAGGCGAAGGCCCTCGGCCTGAAGCCCCGCGCCCGACTCCGAGCGCAGGCGCTCGTCGGCGCCGAGCCCTACTACCACCTCGACGGTCCGGTACAGGCGACCGAGCGGGTGCTCGCCAAGTCCGGCATGTCCATCGGCGACATCGACCTGTTCGAGGTCAACGAGGCGTTCGCCTCGGTGCTGCTCAGCTGGGCATCGGTGCACGGACCCGACATGGACAAGGTCAACGTCAACGGCGGGGCCATCGCCCTCGGACATCCGGTCGGCAGCACCGGCTCCCGCCTGATCACCACCGCCCTGTACGAGCTCGAGCGCACCGACAAGACGACCGCGCTGATCACGATGTGTGCAGGCGGCGCGCTCTCCACGGGCACCATCCTGGAACGAATCTGA
- a CDS encoding cytochrome P450: MTGCPVFRSDAAPDGFDLTHPELLEKGLPHEEFAELRQTAPIWWNEQRPGKGGGFHDGGYWAVTKLAHIREISKNNELWSANDNGVIIRFEDDMPPEALDVTKALVINHDPPEHTRLRKLVSKTFTPKAVHALEEGLGDRAATIVADAAKNSGPSDFVNDVAVELPLQAIADLLGVPQEDRQKLFRWSNSMMNSEDPEFTDDPQVASAEVLGYAYLMAEDRKKCPASDIVTELVNADMDGLSLSEIEFGYFFIMLSVAGNETTRNAISHGMNAFLDHPDQWELFKRERPTTTADEIVRWATPVNCFQRTARKDLELGGVQIKKGQRVGMFYGSANYDTDAFTDPFTFDITRDPNPHVGFGGHGAHYCVGANLARMEINLIFNAIADHMPDITKVAEPQYLRHGWINGIKHLMVDYGVK; this comes from the coding sequence ATGACCGGATGCCCGGTGTTCCGCAGTGACGCCGCCCCGGACGGATTCGACCTCACCCATCCCGAGCTGTTGGAGAAGGGCCTGCCGCACGAGGAGTTCGCCGAGCTCCGGCAGACGGCCCCGATCTGGTGGAACGAGCAGAGGCCCGGCAAGGGCGGTGGCTTCCACGACGGCGGGTACTGGGCCGTCACCAAACTCGCCCACATCCGCGAGATCTCGAAGAACAACGAGCTCTGGTCGGCCAACGACAACGGCGTCATCATCCGTTTCGAGGACGACATGCCCCCCGAGGCGCTCGACGTCACCAAGGCGCTCGTCATCAACCACGATCCGCCCGAGCACACCCGTCTGCGCAAGTTGGTGTCGAAGACGTTCACCCCGAAGGCCGTGCACGCTCTCGAGGAGGGGCTCGGCGATCGCGCCGCGACCATCGTCGCCGACGCCGCGAAGAACTCCGGGCCCAGCGATTTCGTGAACGACGTCGCGGTGGAGTTGCCGCTGCAGGCGATCGCCGACCTGCTGGGAGTACCGCAGGAGGACCGGCAGAAGCTGTTCCGCTGGTCGAACTCGATGATGAACTCCGAGGACCCGGAGTTCACCGATGATCCGCAGGTCGCCTCGGCCGAGGTCCTCGGCTACGCCTACCTCATGGCCGAGGACCGCAAGAAGTGTCCGGCCTCCGACATCGTCACCGAGTTGGTCAACGCCGACATGGACGGACTGTCGCTGTCGGAGATCGAGTTCGGCTACTTCTTCATCATGCTGTCGGTGGCAGGTAACGAGACCACCCGCAACGCGATCAGCCACGGCATGAACGCGTTCCTCGACCACCCCGATCAGTGGGAGCTGTTCAAGCGGGAACGACCGACCACCACCGCCGACGAGATCGTCCGCTGGGCCACACCGGTCAACTGCTTCCAGCGCACCGCCCGCAAGGATCTCGAACTCGGCGGGGTGCAGATCAAGAAGGGGCAGCGCGTCGGGATGTTCTACGGCTCGGCCAACTACGACACCGATGCCTTCACCGATCCGTTCACCTTCGACATCACCCGCGACCCCAACCCACACGTCGGTTTCGGTGGACACGGCGCGCACTACTGCGTCGGTGCCAACCTCGCGCGCATGGAGATCAACCTGATCTTCAACGCCATCGCCGACCACATGCCCGACATCACCAAGGTCGCCGAGCCGCAGTACCTGCGCCACGGGTGGATCAACGGCATCAAGCACCTGATGGTGGATTACGGCGTCAAGTAG
- a CDS encoding nuclear transport factor 2 family protein: MSAAEPAYLNIDRENNPAVVAGRISREMVAARDKQGWVDNFAADAVVEDPVGPSMFDEQGRGHRGHEEIAAFWDMTIATTESLDFQFDEEIICGNEVAYIGRIVTHIGGHVTTSRGVFTYRADADGKLVALRAFWEVQKTMESLQKAD; encoded by the coding sequence ATGAGTGCCGCCGAACCCGCCTACCTGAACATCGACCGGGAGAACAACCCCGCCGTCGTCGCCGGCCGCATCTCGCGCGAGATGGTCGCGGCCCGCGACAAGCAGGGCTGGGTGGACAACTTCGCCGCCGACGCCGTCGTCGAGGACCCCGTCGGGCCGTCGATGTTCGACGAGCAGGGCCGGGGGCATCGCGGTCACGAGGAGATCGCCGCGTTCTGGGACATGACGATCGCGACCACCGAGAGCCTCGACTTCCAGTTCGACGAGGAGATCATCTGCGGGAACGAGGTGGCCTACATCGGTCGCATCGTCACCCACATCGGCGGCCACGTCACCACCTCGCGCGGGGTGTTCACCTACCGCGCCGATGCTGACGGCAAACTCGTTGCCCTCCGGGCGTTCTGGGAGGTCCAGAAGACGATGGAGTCCCTGCAGAAGGCCGACTGA
- a CDS encoding thiolase domain-containing protein: MGRLRAAVIGTGQTKYVAKRHDVTMAGMCREAIDAALRDSRMTMDDIDAVVIGKAPDLFEGAMMPELAMAESIGAVGKRLIRVHTAGSVGASTAVVASSLVSSGVHRRVLAVSWEKQSESNAMWALSIPVPFTMPVGAGAGGFFAPHVRSYIRQSGAPEHIGAMVAAKDRRNGAKNPLAHLHQPDITVESVMASQMLWDPIRFDETCPSSDGACAVVIGDEKVAEDSIADGNTVAWILATAMRTEPLAYAHRNVVSPQAGRDASAALWRDAGITDPLDEVDVAEIYVPFSWFEPMWLENLGFMPENEGWKLTEKGETEMGGRLPVNPSGGVLSSNPIGASGMIRVAEAAIQVMGKAGDHQVDNVKKAFGHAYGGGSQYFSMWLVGAEKPE; encoded by the coding sequence ATGGGCAGGTTGCGGGCGGCCGTCATCGGCACCGGGCAGACCAAGTACGTCGCCAAACGGCATGACGTCACCATGGCGGGCATGTGTCGCGAGGCCATCGACGCCGCGCTGCGTGACTCGCGGATGACGATGGACGACATCGACGCCGTCGTGATCGGTAAGGCGCCGGACCTGTTCGAGGGCGCGATGATGCCCGAACTCGCGATGGCCGAGTCGATCGGCGCGGTCGGCAAGCGGCTGATCCGTGTCCACACCGCCGGATCGGTGGGTGCGTCCACCGCGGTGGTCGCGTCGTCGTTGGTCAGCAGTGGGGTGCACCGGCGCGTGTTGGCCGTGTCGTGGGAGAAGCAGTCGGAGTCGAACGCCATGTGGGCGTTGTCGATCCCGGTGCCGTTCACGATGCCGGTCGGTGCGGGTGCAGGTGGCTTCTTCGCCCCGCACGTGCGTTCCTACATCCGACAGTCCGGCGCGCCCGAGCACATCGGCGCGATGGTCGCGGCCAAGGACCGCCGCAACGGCGCCAAGAACCCGCTGGCGCATCTGCACCAGCCCGACATCACCGTCGAGAGCGTGATGGCCTCGCAGATGCTGTGGGACCCCATCCGTTTCGACGAGACGTGCCCGTCGTCGGACGGTGCGTGTGCGGTGGTGATCGGCGACGAGAAGGTGGCCGAGGACTCGATCGCCGACGGCAACACCGTCGCGTGGATCCTGGCGACGGCCATGCGCACCGAACCGTTGGCCTACGCCCACCGCAACGTGGTCAGTCCGCAGGCCGGCCGGGACGCGTCGGCCGCCCTGTGGCGCGACGCCGGGATCACCGATCCACTCGACGAGGTCGATGTCGCCGAGATCTACGTCCCGTTCTCGTGGTTCGAGCCGATGTGGTTGGAGAACCTCGGTTTCATGCCCGAGAACGAGGGCTGGAAGCTCACCGAGAAGGGCGAGACCGAGATGGGTGGTCGGCTGCCGGTCAACCCGTCCGGCGGCGTGTTGTCGTCGAATCCGATCGGCGCCTCCGGCATGATCCGGGTCGCCGAGGCGGCCATCCAGGTGATGGGCAAGGCCGGCGACCACCAGGTCGACAACGTCAAGAAGGCCTTCGGCCACGCCTACGGCGGTGGGTCGCAGTACTTCTCCATGTGGCTCGTGGGTGCGGAGAAGCCGGAATGA
- a CDS encoding thiolase domain-containing protein, whose translation MTNAPKIAVVGFAHSPHVDQTFGTTNGVEMLMPCFAKLYAELGISRTDIDFWCSGSSDYLAGRAFSFISAIDSIGAVPPIHESHVEMDAAWALYEAWVKIATGEVDLALAYGFGKPSAGNMDLTLALQTDPYTVAPLWPDARSLAALQARAGIVSGAWTEADMAAVAARTTGTSVDELLAAPLTADPLRAHDSSRYTDGAAAVILASEDRARELVANPAWITGWDHRIDSPNFGARDLTGSPSTRLAGDTALGDDRAVDIAELYAPFTHQEIIIRNELRLPDSVRINPSGGALAANPMFSAGLERIGFAAAAIIAGEANTAIAHATSGPLLQQNMVVALSGDDTAKGEH comes from the coding sequence GTGACCAACGCGCCCAAGATAGCTGTGGTGGGGTTCGCCCACAGCCCGCACGTCGATCAGACCTTCGGCACCACCAACGGTGTCGAGATGCTGATGCCGTGCTTCGCCAAGCTCTACGCCGAACTCGGTATCAGCCGCACCGACATCGACTTCTGGTGCAGCGGCTCGTCGGATTACCTGGCCGGTCGTGCCTTCTCGTTCATCTCGGCCATCGACTCGATCGGGGCCGTCCCTCCCATCCACGAGTCGCACGTGGAGATGGACGCCGCCTGGGCGCTGTACGAGGCGTGGGTCAAGATCGCCACCGGCGAGGTCGATCTGGCGTTGGCCTACGGTTTCGGCAAACCGTCGGCAGGCAACATGGACCTGACCCTGGCGCTGCAGACCGACCCGTACACCGTTGCCCCGCTGTGGCCCGATGCGAGATCCCTCGCCGCCCTGCAGGCGCGCGCCGGGATCGTTTCCGGCGCGTGGACCGAGGCCGACATGGCCGCGGTCGCCGCGCGCACCACCGGGACCTCGGTCGACGAGCTGCTCGCCGCACCCCTGACCGCCGACCCGCTTCGCGCGCACGACTCCTCGCGGTACACCGATGGTGCCGCCGCGGTCATCCTCGCGAGCGAGGACCGTGCGCGAGAGCTCGTCGCCAACCCGGCGTGGATCACCGGGTGGGACCACCGCATCGACTCACCCAACTTCGGCGCCCGCGATCTCACCGGGTCCCCGTCGACGCGGTTGGCGGGCGACACCGCACTCGGTGACGACCGCGCGGTCGACATCGCCGAGTTGTACGCGCCGTTCACCCACCAGGAGATCATCATCCGCAACGAACTGAGGTTGCCGGACTCGGTGCGGATCAATCCCTCCGGCGGCGCACTGGCCGCGAACCCGATGTTCTCCGCCGGCCTCGAACGGATCGGTTTCGCGGCCGCGGCGATCATCGCGGGTGAGGCGAACACCGCCATCGCCCACGCGACCAGTGGTCCACTGCTGCAACAGAACATGGTCGTCGCGCTCTCCGGGGACGACACCGCGAAAGGTGAGCACTGA
- a CDS encoding Zn-ribbon domain-containing OB-fold protein — MSNSQTSTGFAAVLDAAVADVPEPASPVLTAPLSNTFDYTRSLGPVLSRFADGLLAGTVVGGRTSDGRVFVPPPEFDPAGGAPITDFVEVGPVGTVSTWSWQPEPLPGQPLSEPFAWALITFDGADTALLHVVKAASAGELSTGLRVHPVWKAERTGRIDDIAHFAAGENPEPAQENSGAGQQTPGMIVTPIGLTIDHSATVEETWYLEGIKEGKLIGGRTSDGVYFPPRVSSPANGDPTTEKVELPDTGIITTFCIVNVPFLGQQIKPPYVAAYVLLDGSDIGFLHLILDVEADEVRMGMRVQAVWRDESEWDHTLRNISHFRPTGEPDAEYESYKKHL; from the coding sequence GTGAGCAACAGCCAGACTTCCACGGGATTCGCGGCGGTACTCGACGCCGCGGTCGCCGACGTGCCCGAACCGGCCTCGCCGGTACTGACCGCACCGCTGAGCAACACCTTCGACTACACCCGGTCACTCGGGCCGGTGCTGAGCCGGTTCGCCGACGGCCTCCTCGCGGGCACCGTGGTGGGCGGACGCACCTCCGACGGTCGCGTGTTCGTGCCGCCGCCGGAGTTCGACCCCGCCGGGGGCGCACCGATCACCGACTTCGTCGAGGTCGGTCCCGTGGGGACCGTCAGCACCTGGTCGTGGCAGCCCGAACCCCTACCCGGACAACCGCTCTCCGAGCCGTTCGCGTGGGCGCTGATCACCTTCGACGGCGCCGACACCGCGCTGCTGCACGTGGTGAAGGCCGCGTCGGCCGGCGAACTGAGCACCGGCCTCCGCGTGCACCCGGTGTGGAAAGCCGAACGCACGGGCCGCATCGACGACATCGCCCACTTCGCCGCCGGGGAGAACCCCGAACCGGCACAGGAGAACTCGGGTGCCGGCCAGCAGACCCCCGGCATGATCGTCACCCCCATCGGCCTGACGATCGACCACTCCGCGACCGTCGAGGAGACCTGGTACCTCGAGGGCATCAAGGAGGGCAAGCTCATCGGCGGACGCACCAGCGACGGGGTGTACTTCCCTCCACGGGTGTCCTCTCCGGCCAACGGTGACCCGACCACCGAGAAGGTCGAGCTGCCCGACACCGGGATCATCACCACCTTCTGCATCGTCAACGTGCCGTTCCTGGGCCAGCAGATCAAGCCGCCGTACGTCGCGGCGTACGTGCTGCTCGACGGTTCCGACATCGGCTTCCTACACCTGATCCTCGATGTCGAGGCCGACGAGGTCCGTATGGGCATGCGCGTTCAGGCGGTCTGGCGGGATGAGTCGGAATGGGACCACACGCTCCGCAACATCAGCCACTTCCGGCCGACCGGCGAACCGGACGCCGAGTACGAGTCCTACAAGAAGCACCTGTGA
- a CDS encoding LLM class F420-dependent oxidoreductase — MKLGLQLGYWGRGPIDEAPALIAAAEEAGFDAVFTAESWGSDAFTPLAWWGSETSRVRLGTAVAQIAARPPTSVAMSALTVDHLSGGRHILGLGVSGPQVVEGWYGQPFAKPLARTREYVQVIRDVLAREAPVTNSGPHYPLPYPSDAPGATGLGKSLKPITHPVRPDLPIWLGAEGPKNIALTGEIADGWLAIYYTPRLAPQYEEWLAEGMSRPGARRTREEFEVAATVQVVVTDDVRATLDEYKPSTALYVGGMGAKEVNFHAEVYRRMGYGEAVDEIGALFREGRKDEAVAAVPDEMVRETMIVGTADEVRAEIQRWEAAGVSMLMVTARSVDLVRELGTLV, encoded by the coding sequence GTGAAGTTGGGTCTGCAACTCGGGTACTGGGGGCGGGGGCCGATCGACGAGGCGCCTGCGCTCATCGCGGCCGCCGAGGAGGCCGGTTTCGACGCGGTGTTCACGGCCGAGTCGTGGGGGTCGGACGCGTTCACCCCGCTCGCGTGGTGGGGGAGCGAGACATCGCGGGTACGTCTGGGTACGGCGGTCGCGCAGATCGCCGCCCGGCCGCCGACGTCGGTCGCGATGTCCGCGCTGACCGTCGACCACCTCAGCGGGGGCAGGCACATCCTCGGTCTGGGCGTCTCCGGGCCGCAGGTGGTCGAGGGCTGGTACGGCCAGCCGTTCGCCAAACCGTTGGCCCGTACACGCGAATACGTGCAGGTCATCCGGGATGTGCTCGCCCGCGAGGCGCCGGTGACCAACTCCGGCCCGCACTACCCGCTGCCGTACCCGTCCGACGCCCCCGGAGCGACCGGTCTGGGTAAGTCACTCAAGCCCATCACCCACCCGGTGCGGCCCGATCTCCCGATCTGGCTGGGTGCGGAGGGACCCAAGAACATTGCTCTGACCGGCGAGATCGCCGACGGATGGCTGGCGATCTACTACACGCCACGTCTCGCGCCGCAATATGAGGAGTGGTTGGCCGAGGGGATGTCGCGGCCCGGTGCGCGCCGGACCCGAGAGGAGTTCGAGGTCGCGGCAACGGTGCAGGTCGTGGTCACCGACGACGTCCGGGCGACGCTCGACGAATACAAGCCGTCCACCGCCCTCTATGTCGGCGGGATGGGGGCGAAAGAGGTCAACTTCCACGCCGAGGTCTATCGGCGCATGGGGTACGGCGAGGCCGTCGACGAGATCGGCGCGCTGTTCCGGGAGGGGCGCAAGGACGAGGCCGTCGCCGCGGTCCCCGACGAGATGGTCCGCGAGACGATGATCGTCGGCACCGCCGACGAGGTCCGCGCGGAGATACAGCGATGGGAGGCGGCCGGCGTCAGCATGCTCATGGTGACCGCCCGATCGGTCGACCTTGTTCGGGAGCTGGGCACCCTGGTCTAA